From the genome of Methylomonas sp. UP202, one region includes:
- a CDS encoding fatty acid--CoA ligase: MILTSPQTLAEISTWQAQYQGDSIAFVFEEQSLTFREFDQRANQVAAGLLAVGIEPGARVAILSKDSINSYEVLFGCAKARAVLIGINWRLTPQEVHYILQHGNAEILFISRELLERIEAVKSELPSLRKIIVLDGEFEDYSGFQNWRDQFSPNSVGLTYAPDEVVVQMYTSGTTGHPKGVQLPNYSFFRLMQGMREQGDHWMNLNPDDKLLISLPQFHMGGIWWAIQGFIAGAQGFIIDTFIAWKVLELIERHRISKVPMVPAMIQTTLAEPSCETTDLSSVRGFLYGGSPIAPALLQKAMQRFNCGFFQIYGMTETGNMAVCLRPEDHSPAHPKRQESAGRPLPGVEIRVSDISGNALPANAVGEISIKSPANMIGYWNNDEATRECLSEHGWIRTGDAGYVDEEGYLYICDRIKDMIIYGGENIYPAEIEAALCEHEAVAEAAVIGIPDERWGEVVKAFVVLRPGQAIKARELINFTRNRIADFKAPKSIDFLEKLPRNPSGKILKRELRMPYWAGQVRQVN, translated from the coding sequence ATGATCTTAACGTCGCCTCAAACTCTCGCCGAAATCTCTACATGGCAAGCGCAATACCAGGGGGATTCAATTGCCTTCGTATTCGAAGAGCAGAGTTTGACGTTTCGCGAATTCGATCAACGGGCTAATCAAGTAGCGGCGGGTCTGTTAGCTGTCGGGATAGAGCCTGGGGCGCGCGTTGCGATATTGAGCAAGGACAGTATTAATAGCTACGAAGTGCTATTCGGTTGCGCAAAAGCCAGAGCGGTTTTAATCGGAATTAACTGGCGGCTGACCCCGCAGGAAGTTCATTACATTCTGCAGCACGGCAACGCCGAGATTTTGTTTATCTCTCGGGAATTACTAGAAAGAATCGAGGCCGTGAAAAGCGAGTTGCCGAGTTTGCGCAAGATTATCGTATTGGATGGCGAATTCGAGGATTATTCGGGTTTCCAAAATTGGCGGGATCAATTTTCGCCGAATAGCGTCGGTCTGACTTATGCGCCGGATGAAGTCGTTGTGCAAATGTATACCAGCGGCACTACCGGCCATCCAAAAGGCGTGCAACTGCCGAATTATTCGTTCTTTAGATTGATGCAGGGAATGCGCGAGCAAGGCGATCATTGGATGAACTTGAATCCGGACGACAAATTGCTGATTTCACTGCCGCAATTTCACATGGGCGGAATTTGGTGGGCGATTCAGGGCTTCATCGCCGGCGCGCAAGGTTTCATTATCGATACGTTTATTGCTTGGAAGGTGTTGGAACTGATCGAACGTCACCGGATTAGCAAAGTGCCGATGGTACCCGCGATGATTCAAACCACTTTGGCGGAACCTTCTTGCGAAACCACCGATTTATCGTCGGTACGGGGTTTTTTATACGGTGGATCGCCCATCGCGCCTGCGTTGCTGCAAAAGGCGATGCAGCGTTTCAACTGCGGATTTTTCCAAATCTACGGTATGACCGAAACCGGCAATATGGCGGTTTGCCTGCGCCCCGAAGATCACTCGCCGGCACATCCAAAACGTCAAGAATCCGCGGGCAGACCGTTGCCAGGTGTGGAGATACGCGTATCGGATATATCAGGAAATGCCTTGCCGGCTAATGCGGTCGGCGAAATCTCGATTAAGTCGCCCGCTAACATGATTGGTTATTGGAACAACGACGAGGCAACCCGGGAGTGTCTGTCGGAACACGGATGGATTAGAACCGGAGACGCCGGTTACGTCGACGAGGAAGGCTATTTGTATATCTGCGACAGGATTAAGGACATGATTATTTACGGCGGCGAAAACATTTATCCCGCCGAAATAGAAGCGGCGCTGTGCGAGCACGAAGCTGTCGCCGAAGCAGCGGTCATCGGTATACCAGACGAGCGTTGGGGCGAGGTCGTCAAGGCGTTTGTCGTATTGCGGCCCGGCCAAGCGATTAAGGCGCGCGAACTGATTAACTTTACCCGAAATCGAATCGCCGACTTCAAGGCGCCAAAGTCGATCGATTTTCTCGAAAAGCTGCCTCGGAACCCGAGTGGCAAAATATTAAAACGAGAATTGAGAATGCCTTATTGGGCTGGCCAAGTTCGGCAAGTCAATTAG
- a CDS encoding TauD/TfdA family dioxygenase yields the protein MSVETLEMEVIESKSGKIGAEIRGLDINGLADDAPELGMIRSLIYKNKLVVLRDQELDEQKYVAFARKLGRPQVYFQPQYHHPDHPEIFVSSNVPDQNGNKIGVSGTGKYWHTDCAFEKNPLSFTSVYPLIFPKMSRETSYIDMVTVLENLPADLRQYVDDKIYIHAGQLRYKVQASDIDKSLAELLDRINSEVPPVEHPAVIQHPVTGEFSLYISSGFTTKIAGLTHEENQRALTALFDFIERPEHVHTHYWEEGDLIIWDNRSVIHKASGVKPGETSKMYRVGIYDDLPFYVGIGN from the coding sequence ATGAGCGTTGAGACCTTGGAAATGGAAGTGATCGAATCAAAATCCGGAAAAATAGGCGCCGAAATCCGTGGCCTGGATATCAATGGGTTGGCGGATGACGCGCCGGAACTGGGCATGATTCGTAGCTTGATCTACAAGAATAAACTGGTTGTACTGCGCGATCAGGAATTGGATGAACAAAAATACGTTGCATTCGCCCGTAAACTTGGGCGGCCGCAAGTCTATTTTCAGCCGCAATATCATCATCCGGATCATCCCGAGATATTTGTTTCTTCGAATGTGCCGGATCAAAACGGTAACAAAATCGGCGTTTCCGGTACCGGAAAATATTGGCATACCGACTGCGCGTTCGAAAAGAATCCCTTGTCGTTTACCTCGGTTTATCCCTTGATTTTCCCGAAAATGTCTAGGGAAACCTCTTACATCGATATGGTAACGGTATTGGAAAATCTGCCTGCGGATTTAAGACAGTATGTCGACGATAAAATCTATATCCATGCGGGGCAATTACGATACAAAGTTCAAGCGTCCGATATCGATAAATCGCTGGCCGAGCTTCTCGATAGGATTAATAGCGAAGTGCCGCCGGTCGAGCATCCCGCCGTTATTCAGCACCCGGTAACCGGTGAGTTTTCGCTTTACATCAGTAGCGGCTTTACGACAAAAATCGCAGGTTTGACTCACGAGGAAAATCAGCGCGCGTTGACGGCGCTATTTGATTTTATCGAACGTCCCGAACATGTGCATACTCACTATTGGGAAGAAGGCGATTTGATTATATGGGATAACCGCTCGGTTATACACAAGGCATCCGGCGTCAAGCCGGGAGAAACCAGCAAAATGTATCGGGTCGGTATTTACGATGACTTGCCGTTTTACGTGGGTATCGGCAATTAA
- a CDS encoding TauD/TfdA family dioxygenase has translation MITKSKGLEINEAKQGKIGAEIIGLDVNSLSENAPELALIRQLIYKNKLVVLRGQELNAERYVAFTRKLGRPQVYFQPQYHHPDHPEVFVSSNVIEADGKKLGVSGTGRYWHTDCAFEKHPLSFTSIYPLVFPKSARETSYIDMAAVYSKLPDELRSYVETATAVHEGKMRYKVQASDIDKSLAELLDRIHNEVPPVNHPAVIQHPVTGEKILYISSGFTTKLAGLNYEENERVMQALFDFAEKPEHIHTHYWEEGDLIIWDNRPLVHKASSIQPGEKSKSYRIGIYDDLPFYVGIN, from the coding sequence ATGATTACTAAGAGTAAGGGATTGGAAATTAACGAAGCGAAACAGGGTAAAATCGGTGCGGAAATTATTGGCTTGGATGTCAATAGTTTGTCCGAAAACGCGCCGGAACTGGCGCTGATTAGACAATTAATATATAAAAATAAATTGGTGGTCTTGCGCGGTCAGGAGCTGAATGCCGAAAGATATGTTGCATTCACTCGGAAACTTGGTCGTCCGCAAGTATATTTCCAGCCTCAATACCATCATCCTGATCACCCGGAAGTATTCGTTTCGTCGAATGTGATCGAAGCGGACGGCAAAAAACTGGGCGTTTCCGGCACGGGGCGGTATTGGCACACCGATTGCGCTTTCGAAAAGCATCCATTGTCGTTTACTTCGATTTATCCGTTGGTTTTTCCCAAATCGGCGAGAGAAACCTCTTACATCGATATGGCGGCGGTTTACAGCAAACTGCCGGACGAACTCAGGTCTTACGTCGAAACGGCTACCGCGGTTCATGAAGGTAAAATGCGCTATAAGGTTCAAGCGTCGGATATCGACAAATCGCTTGCCGAATTGCTCGATCGTATTCACAACGAAGTCCCGCCGGTTAACCATCCGGCCGTAATCCAACATCCGGTCACGGGCGAGAAAATCCTGTATATCAGTAGCGGCTTTACCACCAAGCTGGCCGGTCTGAATTACGAAGAAAATGAACGGGTGATGCAGGCCTTATTCGACTTTGCGGAAAAACCGGAACATATTCACACCCATTATTGGGAAGAGGGCGATCTGATTATCTGGGATAACCGACCTCTGGTACACAAAGCGTCATCCATACAACCCGGAGAGAAAAGCAAAAGTTACAGAATCGGGATTTACGACGACTTGCCTTTTTATGTGGGAATTAACTAA
- a CDS encoding FcoT family thioesterase — translation MTSILELPEREALSLTDIDASFVKTVLTPYRESCRYLKKAYFQQQEDLGIQGMLMNGEFSIPESCYIDDTGHFNAVEYNICYNQIAYVHLGYCIKNGLIPELGDYDPDLFFEKQLSNFLIANLNSGFQSLINAKHFYGTFGIHTVKKTSRCVFLKTFCHFHDDEVGKSKGEVMLAILRPGP, via the coding sequence ATGACTTCTATTTTGGAATTGCCGGAGCGGGAAGCGCTCAGTTTAACGGATATTGACGCTTCGTTTGTAAAAACGGTGTTGACGCCTTATCGGGAGAGTTGTCGGTACTTAAAAAAGGCGTATTTTCAACAGCAGGAAGACTTGGGTATTCAGGGTATGCTGATGAATGGCGAGTTTTCAATTCCGGAGTCTTGTTACATCGACGATACCGGGCATTTCAATGCCGTAGAATATAATATCTGCTACAACCAGATTGCTTACGTTCATTTGGGTTATTGCATAAAAAATGGATTAATTCCGGAGTTGGGCGACTACGATCCCGATTTGTTTTTTGAGAAGCAGCTTTCGAATTTCTTGATTGCCAATCTCAATTCCGGTTTTCAAAGTCTGATTAACGCGAAGCACTTCTACGGCACATTCGGTATTCATACCGTAAAAAAAACGTCCCGCTGTGTGTTTCTGAAAACATTTTGTCATTTTCACGATGACGAGGTCGGTAAATCCAAGGGTGAAGTGATGCTGGCTATATTGCGTCCCGGTCCTTAA
- a CDS encoding non-ribosomal peptide synthetase, translating into MGTDIQFPRTRGEFIDASGVLDRLAVAGSGSRQALLTDFIRDLLVEFLELDSPNEVVDDQNFAALGADSMQAVDFKVELEKRLQCALRSTVLFDYPSLDLLTRYLLDEVLSFGDVSSVDDPLESIPTAVKGQGPELDPFAIAVIGMAGIFPEAENAAALWRKVISDSPLHVASHPGKSELTYARVDPGRLQALECVKMSRADFAALPRQEQLLYQCIEDALHDYRLDLSALIKSTTAVYIGSRDTVPTPDVAYQIPLANKVSFQLNLKGPSETINTFCTSVYVALHRAIQSLRAGECQQALVGGVNVIGADEFTEASRQGLYRDILSPDNQTKSFGDAANGYLRSEGAGVLIVKPLADAVRDGNTILGLVRGSAVYHGGRGYSFEAPNSQGLKEAIRLCLTCANLDSDSIDYVEAHGIGNLMADALELGAIDQAYRQAGADSAKRWHISSVKPSIGHPEAASGIASIIKVLKAFEHGVLPGVAGLDAINSDFPAGHALTLQHENRRWPGADRPKRAALNSYAIGGVNAHIVLEEYRPDAEAQARAGGHSAPVTVKPLDDLSPDTPTLAVVAKLVKDIFKLDLATLDLSLSLIDYGFDSIDVVQFVGRLNESLDLDIKFSQVLGIDDFAGFFDLLARRQQQKRKVAHDAGTAQPLSLASEIRGPLSEVQKGLWYVNELAPESIAFNVPLTFKVPGGVEVEKLEQALAAMLAEYPLLRAAILQRSDTGDSEQVIRPLDDGPLCHEIRLEFGAMLDDCLWALLRQPFDLATEALVRLYAIDAADAGAYVFFVIHHIVFDGTSGALFIASFWRKYHALLAGETLVCQVPDLAFLDYVEWERRYLAGSAGDEDRRWWRALLADQAATLNLPYDRMPQASLSADGIGCRKYTLDDATLAALKQLATRCKTSLAVLFLATFQIFLNKLTQESALAVTTPVRGRPKQAHEQSIGCYINVMVVPCTMQTELAFVQWVQQARQQFFDCLDHAHYPFPRLLADLGLNLANPQENPFPVSYTYQNFFDELLNNADALQGVETLYEVFQQTEDHYTLEIYDFRQSLQINIKYKRSLFDDATITRHLACFKQLLTSVITDPEQAIGGIEIVPPAEKQCLLSDFNATQTAPLGEFCIHDLFVRQALKSPDQVAVIGDERSLSYRELHEQSDRLASYLQERGVAPDTIVAVCLRRSPLMLVGLLGILKAGGAYLPLDANTPVERSKALLLDSGAQLLLTEAGLADGLAEIRAGLAIQTLALDSDWPLIAQSAAQPRPSARPEHLAYVIYTSGSTGQPKGVMVEHRNVVNHNLAVIAAYALNDRDRVLQFSTISFDIFVEEVFPTLLSGGAVVMMDGERFTDVAYLKSLLERHRVSLINLPTAYWHTLVDQDFSHTALSRVVIGGEKAEAQKYRAWRQRNPNVAVINSYGPTETTVISLLHPIDTAQNPDQAIPLGKPLANTQVYVLDSALKPVPIGVPGELHIAGAGVARGYLNQPELTAEKFIANPFGAGKLYKTGDLVRWLDGGNLAFIGRRDHQVKIRGFRVEIGEIENALLSHPSVRNAVVLAQEHAGGKQLVAFYQLVQALDVVELSRFLRERLPDYMVPAAWVELEEMPLTSNGKINRKALEDRPVDLSARTHYVAPGNAVEATLSEIWRDVLDLDQVGVQDNFFALGGHSLLAIQIVLRIKAALGVELPLSRFFEAADIQQLALAVAGGAQVQQEDSLASYLKHMEVFIV; encoded by the coding sequence ATGGGGACGGATATACAGTTTCCGCGAACGCGCGGCGAGTTCATCGACGCCAGCGGCGTTTTAGATCGGCTCGCCGTCGCGGGTTCCGGTTCGCGCCAAGCCCTATTGACCGACTTCATTCGCGATTTGTTGGTTGAGTTTCTGGAGTTGGACAGCCCCAACGAGGTGGTCGACGATCAGAATTTCGCAGCCTTGGGCGCGGATTCGATGCAGGCGGTCGACTTCAAGGTAGAGCTTGAAAAGCGCTTGCAGTGCGCCTTGAGGTCGACGGTGCTGTTCGATTATCCCAGTTTGGATTTGCTCACGCGGTATTTGTTGGATGAGGTCTTGTCCTTCGGCGACGTTTCGTCGGTTGACGATCCCTTGGAATCAATCCCGACAGCCGTGAAGGGGCAAGGTCCCGAGCTCGATCCGTTCGCTATCGCCGTGATAGGCATGGCCGGCATATTTCCGGAAGCCGAGAATGCCGCCGCGTTGTGGCGGAAAGTCATTTCAGATTCGCCGTTGCACGTCGCCAGCCATCCGGGAAAGTCGGAATTGACCTATGCTCGGGTCGATCCGGGCAGATTGCAGGCCCTGGAATGCGTGAAGATGTCGCGGGCCGACTTCGCGGCTTTACCGCGTCAGGAGCAGTTACTTTATCAATGCATCGAAGACGCGTTGCATGACTATCGGCTTGATCTGTCCGCGCTGATAAAAAGTACGACTGCTGTTTACATCGGCAGCCGGGATACGGTGCCGACACCGGATGTGGCCTACCAAATTCCGCTCGCCAACAAGGTTTCGTTTCAATTGAACCTGAAAGGTCCCAGTGAAACGATCAACACCTTTTGCACCAGTGTGTATGTTGCATTACATCGGGCCATACAAAGCCTGCGGGCCGGCGAATGTCAACAAGCGCTGGTCGGCGGCGTCAACGTGATCGGTGCCGACGAATTTACCGAAGCTTCCCGTCAGGGTTTGTACCGGGACATCTTGAGTCCGGACAATCAAACCAAAAGCTTTGGCGATGCCGCCAACGGCTATTTGCGCAGCGAAGGGGCCGGGGTGTTGATTGTAAAACCGTTGGCTGACGCGGTGCGGGACGGCAACACGATTCTGGGCTTGGTCAGGGGCTCGGCGGTTTATCACGGCGGTCGAGGTTATTCGTTCGAGGCACCGAATTCGCAGGGTCTTAAGGAAGCGATACGCTTGTGCTTAACGTGTGCCAATCTGGACTCGGATTCGATCGACTATGTCGAAGCGCACGGTATCGGCAACCTGATGGCCGATGCGCTGGAGCTAGGCGCTATCGATCAAGCTTACCGGCAGGCCGGCGCCGATTCCGCCAAACGCTGGCATATCAGCAGCGTGAAGCCCAGTATCGGCCATCCGGAAGCCGCTTCGGGTATCGCGTCGATCATCAAGGTTTTGAAAGCGTTCGAGCACGGAGTGCTGCCTGGCGTGGCCGGCCTGGACGCGATCAATAGCGACTTTCCCGCTGGGCACGCCTTGACGCTGCAGCACGAAAATCGTCGTTGGCCCGGCGCCGACCGGCCGAAACGCGCGGCCCTGAATAGTTACGCCATCGGTGGGGTAAACGCTCACATTGTTCTCGAGGAATACCGGCCCGATGCCGAGGCGCAAGCTCGGGCCGGCGGTCATTCAGCGCCGGTGACGGTAAAACCGCTGGATGACTTGAGTCCGGATACGCCGACTTTGGCGGTCGTAGCCAAGCTGGTGAAAGACATTTTTAAGCTGGACTTGGCGACGCTCGATTTATCGCTGTCCCTGATCGATTACGGCTTCGATTCCATCGACGTGGTGCAGTTCGTCGGCCGCTTGAACGAATCTCTGGATTTGGACATCAAATTCAGCCAGGTGTTGGGGATAGACGATTTCGCCGGTTTTTTCGATTTGTTGGCTCGCCGACAGCAGCAAAAGCGCAAGGTGGCGCATGACGCCGGCACCGCGCAACCGCTAAGTTTGGCGTCGGAGATTCGCGGTCCGTTGTCCGAAGTGCAAAAAGGTCTTTGGTATGTCAACGAACTCGCCCCGGAGTCGATCGCGTTTAACGTGCCGTTGACCTTCAAGGTCCCTGGCGGCGTCGAGGTCGAAAAACTAGAGCAAGCGCTCGCCGCGATGTTGGCGGAGTATCCGCTGCTTAGGGCGGCGATTCTTCAGCGGAGCGACACCGGCGATAGCGAGCAAGTGATTCGGCCGCTGGATGACGGTCCTCTCTGCCATGAAATTCGCCTCGAGTTCGGGGCAATGCTGGATGATTGTTTGTGGGCGCTGTTGAGGCAGCCGTTCGATCTAGCCACGGAGGCATTGGTCAGGCTGTATGCGATCGACGCGGCGGATGCCGGCGCTTACGTGTTTTTCGTGATCCATCACATCGTCTTCGATGGTACCTCGGGCGCGTTGTTTATTGCGTCGTTTTGGCGGAAATATCATGCTTTGCTGGCTGGCGAAACCTTGGTTTGCCAAGTCCCGGACTTGGCTTTTCTGGACTACGTCGAATGGGAGCGCCGCTATCTGGCCGGTAGCGCCGGAGACGAGGATAGGCGTTGGTGGCGCGCATTATTGGCCGATCAAGCGGCGACCTTGAATCTGCCCTACGATCGTATGCCGCAAGCCAGTTTGTCGGCCGACGGCATCGGCTGTCGTAAATATACGCTGGACGACGCGACGCTGGCGGCTCTCAAGCAGTTGGCGACACGCTGCAAAACCAGTTTGGCGGTGCTGTTTCTGGCGACATTCCAGATTTTTTTGAACAAGCTCACCCAGGAATCGGCGCTGGCGGTCACCACGCCGGTGCGAGGACGGCCCAAGCAAGCGCACGAGCAGAGTATCGGTTGTTACATCAATGTGATGGTGGTGCCTTGCACGATGCAAACCGAGTTGGCCTTCGTGCAATGGGTCCAACAAGCCCGCCAACAATTTTTCGATTGCCTGGACCATGCGCACTATCCGTTTCCCCGCTTGTTGGCGGATCTGGGATTGAATCTGGCCAACCCGCAAGAAAATCCGTTTCCGGTGTCCTACACCTACCAAAATTTCTTCGACGAGTTGTTGAACAACGCTGATGCGCTGCAAGGCGTGGAGACTTTGTACGAGGTGTTTCAACAAACCGAGGACCATTACACGCTGGAAATTTACGATTTCCGGCAGAGCCTGCAGATCAATATCAAGTACAAACGCAGTTTGTTCGACGACGCCACGATCACGCGGCATTTGGCTTGCTTCAAGCAGTTGTTGACCAGCGTAATCACCGACCCCGAGCAGGCTATCGGCGGCATCGAAATCGTTCCGCCGGCGGAAAAGCAATGCTTGTTGAGCGATTTCAACGCGACTCAGACCGCGCCGCTTGGCGAATTTTGCATCCACGACCTATTCGTCCGCCAAGCCCTGAAAAGCCCCGACCAGGTGGCGGTGATCGGCGACGAGCGGTCACTCAGCTATCGGGAGTTGCACGAGCAAAGCGACCGGCTGGCGAGCTATCTGCAAGAACGCGGCGTGGCGCCGGATACTATCGTGGCGGTGTGTCTGCGCCGCTCGCCGCTGATGCTGGTCGGCTTGCTGGGCATACTCAAGGCCGGCGGCGCCTATCTGCCGCTGGACGCCAATACCCCCGTCGAACGTAGCAAAGCCTTGCTACTGGACAGCGGCGCCCAACTGCTGCTGACCGAAGCCGGCTTGGCCGACGGCTTGGCTGAAATCCGCGCCGGTTTGGCGATTCAGACCCTGGCGCTGGATAGCGACTGGCCGCTGATCGCCCAGAGCGCCGCGCAACCGCGTCCCAGCGCGCGTCCCGAACATCTGGCCTACGTCATCTATACCTCAGGTTCCACCGGTCAGCCCAAAGGGGTGATGGTGGAACATCGCAACGTCGTCAATCACAATCTGGCGGTGATAGCCGCCTATGCTCTCAACGACCGCGACCGGGTGCTGCAGTTTTCGACGATCAGCTTCGACATCTTCGTCGAAGAAGTCTTCCCGACCCTGCTCAGCGGCGGCGCGGTGGTGATGATGGACGGCGAGCGTTTCACCGACGTGGCGTATCTGAAAAGCCTGCTGGAACGCCACCGGGTCAGTCTGATCAACCTGCCCACTGCCTACTGGCATACGCTGGTGGATCAAGACTTTAGCCACACCGCATTGAGCCGGGTCGTGATCGGCGGCGAAAAGGCCGAGGCACAAAAATACCGGGCTTGGCGGCAACGCAACCCGAACGTCGCGGTGATCAACAGCTACGGCCCGACCGAAACCACGGTGATCTCGCTGCTGCACCCGATAGACACGGCCCAAAATCCCGATCAAGCGATACCGCTCGGCAAACCGCTGGCCAACACCCAAGTCTACGTGCTGGATAGCGCACTCAAACCGGTGCCGATCGGCGTGCCCGGCGAACTGCACATCGCCGGCGCCGGCGTCGCTCGCGGCTATCTCAACCAACCGGAACTGACCGCCGAGAAGTTCATCGCCAACCCGTTCGGCGCCGGCAAGCTGTATAAAACCGGCGATTTGGTGCGCTGGCTGGACGGCGGCAACCTGGCCTTCATCGGCCGCCGCGACCATCAGGTCAAGATTCGCGGGTTTCGGGTGGAAATCGGCGAAATCGAAAATGCCTTGCTAAGCCACCCGAGTGTCCGCAACGCGGTCGTTCTTGCCCAAGAACATGCTGGCGGCAAACAGTTGGTTGCGTTCTACCAACTTGTTCAAGCACTTGACGTAGTCGAGCTCAGCCGATTTTTACGCGAGCGCTTGCCCGATTACATGGTGCCGGCCGCCTGGGTCGAGTTGGAGGAAATGCCGTTAACCAGCAACGGCAAGATCAATCGCAAGGCTCTGGAGGATAGGCCGGTCGATCTGTCCGCTCGGACCCATTACGTCGCGCCCGGCAACGCCGTCGAAGCGACCTTGTCCGAGATATGGCGGGATGTGTTGGATCTGGACCAAGTCGGCGTGCAAGACAACTTTTTCGCGCTAGGGGGGCATTCCCTACTGGCGATCCAAATTGTGCTCCGCATCAAGGCCGCGCTAGGCGTGGAACTACCGCTCAGCCGCTTTTTCGAGGCGGCGGATATTCAGCAACTGGCCCTCGCCGTCGCCGGCGGCGCGCAAGTCCAACAGGAAGATTCGCTGGCTAGTTATTTGAAGCACATGGAGGTGTTCATTGTTTAA